The DNA segment GTGCTCCAGTGTGCCCTGGTTTGCTCGTTCGTCTCCCCCAGGGAGAGGGACTGTGGCGAGGCATCTGGGCATGCTGTGGGACCCCAAAGACCCCCAGCTGTCCTGCAAACACCCAGGCCCACTGGAGCTCAGTCAGCCTTTTGATTCTTTAAATTATAACCTCTACACTCAAATATCCCTGAGGaacgtgtgtgttggtgggtgggtgtgtttgttcatGATATTTTCATAGCTCTGATGTTTAATggggttgaacacacacacccgcgcTCAAACACACAACCCCATGTTTCTGTGTTGAGGTAAAGAGTTAAACACACATCACTCCAGGAATCAAAGTTTTCCATCAGTGCAGTTTTACCTGGCAGTAGAGCTTTGATTTTTCTTGTCCTCCTCCTAactccattttctttttttgttttattttcctttccTGCTGCTGTTTCATCTGGCCatgggtctctctctcactctctctctctctctctctctctctctctctctctctctctctctctctctctctctctctctctctctctctctctctctctctcactctctctctctctctctctctctctctctctctctctctcactctcactctctcctctctctctctctctctctctctctctctctctctcactctcactctcactctctctctcactctcactctcactctcactctcactctcactctctctctcttctgactctcactctcacttggTGTGAGGACGGTGTCGGTAAGCACTCGCTAATTGAGCTTAGCCTGACTTGCTAATTGACTCCGGTGTCGAGTCCTAATGGCCTCCTCTCCCCAGGCCTCCCCTTTGTGATGGAGGAGCCACGGGGCTAATGCTAAACGCACTAACTACCGAGGAGGAACTGGGCACTCTTTAAGGGCATTGATTTGCGGAGTCCCTGCTGTGGAGAGAGTTGTTGGGGATGGCGGGGGGAGGTCATTTAGGAGGTTGTAGATGCCCATGATGACCTGCCTGCTGAGGggttgaggtggggtggggagtgaggtgtgtgtggatattCAAAGTCATGAAGCTGAATGTGTTGGTTGTTGgtgaacattgtgtgtgtgtgtgttgggggagaaTGGTGGGGGGGGTGCTTCTGTGGGAAattggagaaagaaagaaagagaaagagagggcttTGTGATGAAGAGATGGCTTTTATGAACTTCAAAACCATGGGTGCGAACAGAAACACTATAGCACCCTGGAGACAGGGAGGGACCGataaggagaggggagagggtagGAGGGGATGATGataagagagagatggtgtgataGAGACTAGAGGAGAGGACTGACAAATGAACTGCCCTCCTCTCGTCTCAGCCCAAGTCCAGTTTAAGATTTCAAAATACTTTGAAGGCAAGAAAACAATAGATTGAGAAGAAAGAACAAAGTTTGCTTTCCTACTAAAGACTTTCATGTCCAAAGACTTCTAGAAGGATCTTGACTGCTGAAATGTTTCTTAAGTTAATTATGACCTCATAAAATGGAACCTTTTGATTAGAAACATTCTGCAGAATGTTGCGGAACTACTTGGAAGAACTTTGAAGAACCCCagtccctccttctctcctggtCTTAAAATGAAATACAGGTTTTACCAATCCAACATAGAGTTGCAAAAgttatctttctctcccttttggtcttgcactctctctctctccctcccccttgcTTTCCCCTCATACTTTATGTCGGTCTGATATCTTTGCCAAGTCTCCTTGGCCGAGGCCATCCCTTCTGAcgtgcacgccacacacacccatgcgtgcacgcacacacacacacacacacacacacacacacacacacacacacacacacacacacacacacacacacactctgtcaatAAGCAGCTAGTCAGCTTCTTACGACAGACCACCCTGACTTTGTTCCCAGTCTTTCCATGGCCATTTTGGCTCTGTCAGTTTCAGGTATCTACCATAGCCTGCTCTGAAAGTGTTTATCAAGGTGAACATTTGGACTTTGCCAAGTACAGCACCCCTACTTAATGGCAATTGTGTCTTGCCCAAAGCTATTGTAATAATTAAACCCTTTCATCCCACCAGAGCCCATGCCTACTTAATGGCAATTGTGTCTTGCCCAAAGGTATTGTAATAATTAAACCCTTTCATCCTACCGAAGCCAGGTTAataacccccctccccatcccccatTCCATTCTTTAAGCTTGTTCATATAATAGTGTTTGTTGGTTATACCATATGACGCACTCAAATGCTTTACAAACGTGCTCCAACATTTAGCAAATGTTGAAAGTTTAGAAAGTTGTTTGAATGGCTTAGTTTAGGTTTTAAAGTCAAaccctgaggtgtgtgtgtgtgtgtctgtgtgtgtgtgtgtgtgtgtgtgtgtgtgtgtgtgtgtgtgtacagctgcCTGAGGAGTCTTTGTCTTTTTCCTGCCTGGCAATGACGTCTGCTATGATAAATCTCAAGAGCATTAGTCATTCACAaatcttttctttccctctggcgtgtgtgtgtggtcattcaGAGCCCCCACATACAAGAATCCTCATTTGCACAAgcatgtgtacatattttccttgtcatccacaaacacagggacacacaaacCCTTTCAAGTCCCAAAACCAAGGTTACTTGGAGCTGTTGAACCGTGACTCCACTTCTTGGTTCTTGACACAACTAGAAGTTAATGTTCTCCACAGGGGTGATGGCCACTCAGACAGGAACTGGTCCAGAACCTTATCGCTCATCAGAACCCCCTCCCATCCAGTGTTCTGGCTGGCTAGGGTGGCCGGAGCTGTCAATGGGCTTTTGTTTTCCCGACATGCAAATGTTTCCAATGGTGATGTTGCCAATGGATACGGTTGCCTGTAGTGTCATTTGACCTACATGGCATGCCAGTccgtgcccccccacacacactcacacacacacacacacacacacacacacacacacacacacacacacacacacacacatgtatgtatgtatgtatatatatttcctACATATACCATAGACTCTCCttttcagacacacactatcacacacatcaaagtgcagagaaatgcagagaccaaatttccctcaagggatcaaaagagtatatactatactactaaaGACTTTTCTGGTCCATTGACTATGCTGTACACAAAATACAAGCCGAGTCACATTGGTCTGGTTGTTAGTGTGTAGTACAAGTGATCTCCACTGCCTAAAGCGTATTTCTACTGCAAAACTTGATTTTCAGATTTATTTCTATGTGGATTACTGTAATAGaaaacacagaggcacacaatCTTTCTGTCTGCATCAGGGTTtcctctctccgtctcctctgtcccacactctcacacacactgtctttttTAGAGAGtcatatgtcacacacacacacacacacacacacacacacacacacacacacacacacacacacacacagaaagagagaaagaaagagagaggggggctcaAAACTAGGCCACCAGGTTTTGTGTTTCAGTCTAAGCTCAGAGCAATGTCCAGCTTCTCCTTCTTAACTCCTTCCTGGGACTTCCTTTCTGCTGCCTTTTGTCCCTCCTCAGCAGCCGTAGCTGGAATGAATGATGAAAAGGGGCAACTTGTGTGTGTCGATTCTATCAGTGGTCTTGTCAcccacgtcacacacacacagagagagagagagagagagagacttcagtCCTCAATCTGCTCTGCtaaccattgtgtgtgtgatgttccaCCGAGTGTGGTCATGCAGTCACCAGATGATGAGGTCATCACTCTGGAGGGCTGATCCAGAGATCAAAGTGACTGCAGGAGCTGGGAGGTGATGGAAGGGCCTGGGAGATGCTGCTGGGCCGAAGAagaccacatacatacacacacacacacacacacactcataaacacctcttccacacacacatatacagacgcCACTTCTAAAATGCTCCTCTCTTGTGACCTCATCACACTGTGGtctacatacacaaaaacacgcctacattctcacacacacacacatacacaatacccCTCTGCTGTGATCCTGTCATAATGCCGTCTGTAGAGCCACATGCCATGTCGCCAGCTGCTCACCAGGCCATGTGTCAGGCAGGCGGAACAGAGGGATGGTGggcaaagagaagagagaggaagaaggagggattgatgggggggatgggggggggcaacgagaggaggagagcggaggagaggaaatgaaacGGACTGCTGCTGGCTAACGGGGGAATGAAAACAGACTTAACAGGGTTTAGAGGCTCTTACAGGGGGCTTACTGGGACACAATGGTGGAGGAGGGTGCCAATCTActctgtgtgggtgggtgggggggataTAATATTTAGTGTTTtttggggttgggggtgtgTATTCCATCATACTGACAATGAAGCTAGATGCTGATGATGTCCTTTAGGAGACCTAGAACACTACTGACCCAGTACTCTCTGGTCAGCTGTCAGTTGAAGGTGGAGCCcagctttcttttctttttgttttcacacattctctttctctttccctacACATTTGTCAGCAAGAGAATCCACAGCTTCCAACACCCATGTAACCCTGTCAGTTATGTAACAAGTAGACACAGACTGGGTGTGGTAGTTGTAAAGTCATTGTAATTTTTTTGTTATGTCTAGTAGTTTGCCTACCAGTTTGTCAACGTTGTGATGgattcatttttgttttgctttcataACAGCTGCCTTTGCAAGTTTCCAGTCTGATGGAAGCTTTTTCCACTCACTAAAACTTTTAACAGTGCTTCCTGCCCTGCGAACACATTTGATTCTAAAAAGGCATTCATAATGCATCACTGATTATATAATACATTACTCATTACATAAAGGATTACTCGGGCTCCCAAACAAAATGAAACCTGGGAATCGACCTGTGGCATAAACACATTCCCAGCTGCAATGAAACCGCCAGTGTGTTTTGGGAGTGTGTAGTAGTGGAGTGCAGATCCGCTGCAGTTGAGGCTAcgctcttttcctctcctcctcctcctcctcctcttcttcctcctcccctctcctctcctcttttccccgATTACATAAGCCTTAGTTCATGTGTCAGTATGGCTCTCCTCCATTCTttcgattattttttttttttctctctttcccccccccccccccccccctctcgaTGGCTGGCCTTGGAAGTTTCCATAGCTGATTGTGGAGAGGATTGGAGACAGATGGGTAGTGGGGTAAATTTAGCTGCGTGAGTCATCCTCTGAGATTTCTCGTCCGTCCCTTAAAGCAGACGACTACGAGGGCCGCCATAAAGGAAAAATGGTTACTGGGCTTTTTACGGCcatgcacacatgcgcgcgcgcgcacacacacacacacacacacatacggttcATACTCAGATTGCTGCTGCTTCTTCTGTTCAAGTACTTcagcagactgtgtgtgtgtggatgcccaTGAACTGTTCCTTTCCATCTAGCCTGCCAAGGCTGATGGTAACAGCATTAAAGTTCAACATGACTGTGAATCCATgaattcattctctctctctctctctctctctctctctctctctctctctctctctctctctctctctctctctctctccctctccctctccctctccttgttTAGGTCGCTCTCAGCCAGTCAAGTCCCTGGAACCCCAGACAAAAAGCCTGTCATTCTTCATGAGGACTTACCATGGCTCTAACCTGCAGACAGCTGGCAACTTTTTCGTCTTGACACCACTATAAGCACTGAAGCATCAAGAAGACCAACTACAAAGAAAAGGTTCTTCCAAGACTTGACAGAGTGACTTGTAGAGGAGGTGAAATTCAACTGGGCTCTGACTGAGAATTTTGTTTTGCATctagtgtttttgtttgttttgttttatttgttttttttttgttgtaacGCCGTGAGAGGCACCGCATCACCATGCCGATCCTGAAGCAGCTGGTGTCCAGCTCGTCACAGTCCAAGCGCCGCTCGCGCGCCGACCTCACGCCGGAGATGATCAGCGCTCCGCTCGGCGACTTCCGCCACACCATGCACGTGGGCCGCGGCGGCGACACCTTCGGCGACACGTCCTTCCTGAGTAGCCGCTCGGGGGAGCCCCCCCGGCAGCCCAGCGCTGACCCCTACTATCACCACGCCGCGACTCTGCAGCAGCCTCCGCAGCCCCCTCCTCCGGAGTCCCCCAGCCACAAGCCCAGCCTGCTGTCCAGAACCTTCCGCAGCAGCAAGCGCTCGCAGTCGGTCAACCGCGCCGACAAGCACAAGACCTCGTCCGCGTCCTCCATCACGGTGGCCTCGATGATGCCCGGCGGCAGCTCGCCCACGCACGTGAAATCGGCCATCTCGATGCCGTACCTCAACGAGGCCGGAGGCGGCGGCGTGTCGATGTCCAAGAGCGTCTCGTCCAGCCCGCTGAAGAAGCTCCCGGGAGGCGGAGACGGCGACGCGGTGGACGGCTGGAAGCCGGCCAATGGCGCGGCGGCGACCGCCGCCAGTGGCGGCGTCACCCTGGCGTCCCTCGAGCCGGACCTCCTGGAGAGTGAGCGGCGCTTCGGCGAGCTGAGCGATCTCCCGCCGTCCCTCCCCCGCGGCGGCGGTCGGGGGCATGAAACACGCCGAGTCCATCATGTCCTTCCACATCGACCTGGGCCCGTCCATGCTGGGCGACATCCTGAGTGTGATGGACAAGCCCGGCTGGGAGGAGGACGACCTCGGCTACGAGGAGGGCCGGGCCTTGTCTCCGCTCAGCCCCCCCGAGGACAACGGTGACCACGACAACGACGAGGGTGACCACGACGACACCCCGTCGCCCGCACCCCCCTCCAGGCCCCCTCGCACCTCCTCGGCTGCCCCCAACCCCTACACCCCAGAGCTCCGCAGCGCCGGAGTGACCAGACCCtccaacaaccaccaccacatgGACAGCTGCTCCGTGTCCAGCTCCGGCTCCACTGTCCAGGAGGACAGGATGTCCACGCACGGGGGGCTGTACCACCGGCACAACCAGAGCGAGACAGACGGCGACAGCGCCCGCTTCAGCTCGCCGGGGAGGACACGCGACGAGGACAGGGACTTCTCCTTCATGGACGACGAAGAGGACGAGGACGAAATTCGAGTGTAAACGcaggatgtggtgtgtgtgtgtgtgtgtgtgtgtgtgtgtgtgtgtgtgtgtgtggccaatcGGGGAAGGATTGAAGGATCGCTGCTGTGTCCGACAGAAACGTCACACTCGACTGGACACAGAGACTCGACACGCTTACCGTTCACCGCTGTGTGGATTAAAAACGCTACCACCTGCTTATTCAACTCTGTGTCTTACCGTCATCACTGCAGCCAGGactggaaagtgtgtgtgtgtgtgtttgtttgtttgtgtgtgtgtgtgtacgtgcatgtgtgtttgcacatatgtgtgggcgtgtgtgtttgcacatgtatgtgggcatgtttgtttgtgcttatttccttgtgcaaatgtgtgactgaccgtgtgcatgtgtttctgtAGGGGAGAAAGCAGGCTGAGAAAAATAGATGATGTAGCTGTAATGTTAATCCACTTTAGATGGACACAGTAATGTCCACTCCTTTTGAGGTtattttgttcttttctttttctctatttCCCTCATCGACCTTCAGTGTTGATCGCTGACTCTGACTGGAAGTGATTGCAGAAAGCCTAGAGCTCACCATAGACATTATCACCTGCCACCTCCCacaatccccctctctccacactcCTCATCTCTATGGTCTCCATCCTGGCCAATGGGATCCTGGCCAAACCACAGCAAACAGCCGGTGACACCTGCCAACTCCTCCATGGCTCTATAAGAATTAACACCTCCTAGAGGCCATCCCATAATACTTCCCTCTCTACACTCCTCTCTCTGGTCTCTGCTCTGTTCTATTGGCTGATGGGCACTAAGCCACGAAGCCCATTTAAAACACCTCCGTGGCTCCATTGGAGGGAAGACCTCCGAAGCAATCCCACAATCCTCTGCTTCACACTCCCCATCCCACCAGTGTGCAGTCTATCTCTCGCCAAAGCAAGGCACATCAAACGacacatatatatatcacacacacatatatatacacacacacacacacacacggctcaaaTAGGAGTGAAGTCACTGGGCTCTTCCTCTGTGAAGCCTGGTGAGTTTATGTGGCGGTCatgtcacacacatcacatgaggAGGATTTCCTCGGTGTGTTCATGGGCTGTCCTGGGCACTAGAGGAGGAAATGGGAGAGAAGGTGGATGGAGTTCACCGCTGGGttactcttttgtgtgtgtgtgtgtgtgtgtgtgtgtgtgtgtgtgtgtgtgtgtgtgcctacggGCCTGCTCCCTTATTGTCTTACAAATTCACTTGAGGATTCCTATTTGTGTTGTATGTTCATCTACATATCATTAATACAATAATTTGGTCTATACTGGGACCTGGAACAGCTCAACTCATGATCTCTTAACATATGGACTTCTGGACTGATAAAGAATTGCACCATGGGAAATGAAGTCTTCAGTCACACTCAGTCTTAACATCTAcaattgttttttgtgtttttttcttatgGAGGAATTCCAGCTCTTTATGTGCATGGACATGGGAAATTCAGGACATTGCAAGTCAAGTATTTGACAAAGATGTGATTTTGGGGGTCTATCTCCTTGTTGCTCTATAGAGACTTGCTAGAGATTTGCCAatcaaccccccaccaccaccccacgcAAATGACACTATAACACATGACACTATATGGACAAGGATGCTGCAGTTGTGTGAACCTACATTAAACACCccaaatgctgttttttttttatacagaaacagcttgtggtgtgtgtgt comes from the Alosa alosa isolate M-15738 ecotype Scorff River chromosome 22, AALO_Geno_1.1, whole genome shotgun sequence genome and includes:
- the cdc42ep4b gene encoding LOW QUALITY PROTEIN: cdc42 effector protein 4 (The sequence of the model RefSeq protein was modified relative to this genomic sequence to represent the inferred CDS: deleted 1 base in 1 codon); its protein translation is MPILKQLVSSSSQSKRRSRADLTPEMISAPLGDFRHTMHVGRGGDTFGDTSFLSSRSGEPPRQPSADPYYHHAATLQQPPQPPPPESPSHKPSLLSRTFRSSKRSQSVNRADKHKTSSASSITVASMMPGGSSPTHVKSAISMPYLNEAGGGGVSMSKSVSSSPLKKLPGGGDGDAVDGWKPANGAAATAASGGVTLASLEPDLLESERRFGELSDLPPSLPRGAVGGMKHAESIMSFHIDLGPSMLGDILSVMDKPGWEEDDLGYEEGRALSPLSPPEDNGDHDNDEGDHDDTPSPAPPSRPPRTSSAAPNPYTPELRSAGVTRPSNNHHHMDSCSVSSSGSTVQEDRMSTHGGLYHRHNQSETDGDSARFSSPGRTRDEDRDFSFMDDEEDEDEIRV